TTTAAGAGCACAATATACTTTCTAATTTCAAGTTCATTAATTACATAACGTTTTAACTAGTAGTGAATACTAGTTAAAACGCATTCAAATTGGTACAAATATAGCGTAGTTAGGTTTACTTATATGCTAACTTAACGGCGCAAGCAGCGAACTTAGAATATCATCAGTTAAACTCAGTTTGTTATCACTTACTTCTTCCGACAATAATGCTTTAGCTAACTCTGCTTTATTTTTTTGTATTTTTTGAATCTTTTCTTCAATTGAATTTTCAATAATATACTTGTAAACAAAAACAGGTTTATTTTGTCCAATACGATAAGCTCTATCTGTCGCTTGATTCTCTACCGCAGGGTTCCACCAAGGATCAAAATGTATAACCGTATCTGCCGCAGTTAAGTTTAAGCCAACACCACCTGCTCTTAAGCTAATTAAAAATACCGGTACTTCACCTGCTTGGAATTTATCAACAACTTCTTGTCTGTTTTTGGTTGATCCTGTTAACTTAACATAACCAATATCTTCTTTTATTAATTCATCTTCTATTAACGCCAGCATACTGGTGAACTGTGAAAAAATAAGTATCTTACGACCTTCAGCAATTTGCTCAGGCAGTGTTTCCATTAAGTAATCAAGCTTAGCTGATTGATTAACCTTGTCAGCCCCTTTAAGAGACAACAATTTAGGATGATTACAAACTTGTCTTAGCTTTAATAAAGCGTCTAATACTTCAATTTGACTACGCTTTAAGCCTTTATCAGCAATAATATCTTTTAAACGACTATCCATTGCTAAACGTACCGACTCATAAAGTTCAGCTTGTTTGCCTTCAATACGTAAAGTCTGAATAATTTCTGTTTTCTTCGGTAATTCAGTTGCTATTTTGTCTTTAGTTCTACGTAAAATAAACGGCTTAATACGTTGATTTAATAACTGTTTACGCTCTTGTTCACCATGTTTCTCTATTGGCGTTCTAAAAAGCTTAGTAAACTGTTTTTGTCCGCCTAAAAATCCAGGCAGTAAAAAGTTAAATTGTGCCCAGAATTCGCCTAAATGATTTTCCATTGGCGTGCCTGTCAAACATAATTTATGTTTGGCTTTAAGCAACATAAACGCTTGATATAATTTAGTTTTGGTGTTTTTTATATAATGCGCTTCATCAAGAATTAGGTAATAAAATTGTTGTTCGCAATAATGTTCTAAATCTTTAGTTATTAAAGCGTAACTGGTTATAATAATATCAACCGATTGTTCAAGCCCTTCATCACCTTCAAGACAACCAAAGTGCTGTTTACGTTTTGTACCATGTAATATTTGATAAGAAAGCTCTGGTGTGAATTTCTCTATTTCATTTGCCCAGTTAAAAATAACACTTGTTGGCGCCACAATTAATACAGGTTTAGTCATTCGACCTTGCTGCTTTTCAATTAATAAGTGCGCCAAGGTTTGAATGGTTTTTCCTAGCCCCATATCATCGGCCAAAATACCATTTAATTGATACTCTCGCAAAAACTGCAACCAATTTAACCCTTGATGCTGATAAGCTCTTAACGTTGCATTTAAGCCTTCTGGTACGGTAACTGAATCAACTTGTTGAAAGTTTTTCAATTTATCAGCAAGTGCTCTTAACTTAGTTGTGCCTGTTGCTACCATTCCTTGATCATCTAACATTGATAAAGTTTGATGACTTTGAAAACGTGACAACTCCATAGTGCCGTCTTTGTTTAACGCATTAGGCATAAACAATTCAATAAATTGTTTTAAAATTGGTTGTACACTTTTATAGCGTAAAGCAACAAACTCACCATTTTCTAAATCAACATAAATTGGTGCATCAGGCTCTATTTGCAGTTCTTTTTCTTTAGCATCTGTTTCACTATCATCTATTTCCTGATTAAAAAGTGCGGATCTAGGCAACTGCTCAATCGCGCTAATCAAAATAGGAAATGCTGGCATTTTTTTGCCATCAATCGTTAAGTTTAGTCCTAATGAGAAAAAATCATGATCACCAGTTTCAATTACTTCTGCATCAAATACGCTATCGGTAGTTAGTGCTTTATAATGAAAATCGTCCGTAAAAGTTATATGCCACCCTAATTCTTTCAACAAGGGTAGTTTTTGATCTAAAAAGCGATGCCAAAAATAGCGACCTTGCATTAACATTAAAAATTCAGCTGGTTTTTCTTTTTTTAAAAAACCTTGGTGAGTATAAGCCTTACGCTTAGGCTGAGTTAAAAAATGCAAGGTATCTAGTTTATCAATAACCGATTGTTCAAAAGATAAATCACGATAAAGCTTGGTGTTATTGTCAGGGTCACTAACAGTAGCATCTTCATTATGCGGATTAACTAAATGGCCTTGATAAGAAAAATTAACTTTGACATAGCCCGACTGAGGCTCTGCTCTTGCAGGTGTAGAAAAATGTAAATACACCTCAGGCTTTGTTAATTCTTGTGAAAATTGTGTTTTAGGCTTAGGTAAACGCTGAACAGCATCTCCCAAAGACATGGATAATTTATTCATTACCCAAGGTAATTTATCTTCTTCAAAAATAGGAGAATTAAGTAAATCAGCTTCAAAATCACATTGCGTATTGGTTTTAATTTCTCCAAAGCAATTATGTTCTTCATCGTAATAGCACAGTGGTTGTGCTTTAATAATATGTATACTCGTTGAAGGCTCTTTTAAAACCAGTTGTAGAGTATGTAAGCTGTTATCTAGTGATAACCATTGCCAGTTTGCCTCTAACGGCTCACCTAAAGTAATCGCTTGATCTAAGTCATAATTGGCATGCCAAAAACAACGATTGGTGTTAATAATACGTTCAAACAAATCAAAATATTTAATATTTTCACCAAATTGATTCGTTCGCATCAGTTCAGTAAGAATAGCAACATCATCATTATTTGCATAAGAACTATTAATGAGAGAGGTTGTAGAATATTCACTAATAAGTGATTTGCTCCAGCCACCACTTTTCTTTGGCCGCGTAGACTTAACTTCTAAGGTAAGGTAGTCGTCTTCGTTATAACTGTTTGGTTGTAAGAAATAGACGAGTGATTTTTGTTGGCTATTAGACTGATAACGACTCGGTTGTGCTTGAAAACGATTAATCCATTTTTCAATAACTTTCTCAGAAGAAGCGGTACTACTCTCATCAAAGTTCTGCAGAATGAAACACTGGGCTAATGCCGCGCCATGTTTACAATCGCGGCCAATATAACAATCACAATAACTGGCAATAACACCCGACTTATTATTAAAAATTAAACGTGTTAAATAACTGTCCTGACGAGAACGTTCACTAAAAACGACACCTCGAATAGTTTCTCCATCAAGGGCGCAAGTTTTAACACCTTTGTTTTGAAAAATCCTTGTTCCTTTTTTCCACTCATTCAGGGTAAAATTTTGTTCAAGTAATTCAGGTGTAAATGTATTGTTAGTCATAAATTTTTATTATTAACTCTTCGACTTAGCCACACTTATAGAAAAGTGTCTTTGAAATATGATGTTAATTTTCCATGTGATATATCATGGTAGCACTAAAGCCTTAGAAGCATCTAGTCCCCCATTATCATACATGTTGTATTGTTATTCAGTATAATTATCGGTTAAGTGGCCAATTATTTACCACTTGCCAATCAAACGCTACTCAAAAAAAAATAAGTCAATTAAAAACATATGGTTACAATTTTTACATATAAATACCATCACAAAAGTAAG
The sequence above is a segment of the Colwellia sp. 20A7 genome. Coding sequences within it:
- a CDS encoding DEAD/DEAH box helicase, which gives rise to MTNNTFTPELLEQNFTLNEWKKGTRIFQNKGVKTCALDGETIRGVVFSERSRQDSYLTRLIFNNKSGVIASYCDCYIGRDCKHGAALAQCFILQNFDESSTASSEKVIEKWINRFQAQPSRYQSNSQQKSLVYFLQPNSYNEDDYLTLEVKSTRPKKSGGWSKSLISEYSTTSLINSSYANNDDVAILTELMRTNQFGENIKYFDLFERIINTNRCFWHANYDLDQAITLGEPLEANWQWLSLDNSLHTLQLVLKEPSTSIHIIKAQPLCYYDEEHNCFGEIKTNTQCDFEADLLNSPIFEEDKLPWVMNKLSMSLGDAVQRLPKPKTQFSQELTKPEVYLHFSTPARAEPQSGYVKVNFSYQGHLVNPHNEDATVSDPDNNTKLYRDLSFEQSVIDKLDTLHFLTQPKRKAYTHQGFLKKEKPAEFLMLMQGRYFWHRFLDQKLPLLKELGWHITFTDDFHYKALTTDSVFDAEVIETGDHDFFSLGLNLTIDGKKMPAFPILISAIEQLPRSALFNQEIDDSETDAKEKELQIEPDAPIYVDLENGEFVALRYKSVQPILKQFIELFMPNALNKDGTMELSRFQSHQTLSMLDDQGMVATGTTKLRALADKLKNFQQVDSVTVPEGLNATLRAYQHQGLNWLQFLREYQLNGILADDMGLGKTIQTLAHLLIEKQQGRMTKPVLIVAPTSVIFNWANEIEKFTPELSYQILHGTKRKQHFGCLEGDEGLEQSVDIIITSYALITKDLEHYCEQQFYYLILDEAHYIKNTKTKLYQAFMLLKAKHKLCLTGTPMENHLGEFWAQFNFLLPGFLGGQKQFTKLFRTPIEKHGEQERKQLLNQRIKPFILRRTKDKIATELPKKTEIIQTLRIEGKQAELYESVRLAMDSRLKDIIADKGLKRSQIEVLDALLKLRQVCNHPKLLSLKGADKVNQSAKLDYLMETLPEQIAEGRKILIFSQFTSMLALIEDELIKEDIGYVKLTGSTKNRQEVVDKFQAGEVPVFLISLRAGGVGLNLTAADTVIHFDPWWNPAVENQATDRAYRIGQNKPVFVYKYIIENSIEEKIQKIQKNKAELAKALLSEEVSDNKLSLTDDILSSLLAPLS